One window from the genome of Oryctolagus cuniculus chromosome 1, mOryCun1.1, whole genome shotgun sequence encodes:
- the TMEM86A gene encoding lysoplasmalogenase TMEM86A isoform X1, with amino-acid sequence MVSPVTVVKSEGPKLMPFFKATCVYFVLWLPSSSPSWVSALIKCLPIFCLWLFLLAHGLGFLLAHPSATRILVGLVFSALGDAFLIWQDQGYFVHGLLMFAVTHVLYASAFGMRPLALRTGLVMAVLSGLCYAILYPGLSGAFTYLVGVYVALVSFMGWRAMAGLRLMGAAWRWTELAAGSGALLFIVSDLTIALNKFCFPVPYSRALIMSTYYAAQMLIALSAVESREPVEDYRLSKAN; translated from the exons atgGTGTCCCCGGTCACTGTG GTGAAGAGTGAGGGACCCAAGCTGATGCCCTTCTTCAAGGCCACCTGCGTGTATTTTGTGCTGTGGCTGCCCTCATCCAGCCCGTCGTGGGTCAGCGCCCTCATCAAGTGCCTGCCCAtcttctgcctctggctcttcCTTCTGGCTCATGGCCTTGGGTTCCTGCTGGCCCATCCCAGCGCCACGCGCATCCTAGTGGGACTCGTCTTCTCTGCCCTAGGTGATGCCTTCCTCATCTGGCAGGACCAGGGCTACTTTGTGCACG GTCTGCTGATGTTTGCTGTGACCCACGTACTCTACGCCTCAGCCTTTGGCATGCGGCCACTGGCTCTTCGGACAGGTCTGGTGATGGCAGTGCTGTCAGGCCTGTGTTATGCTATCCTCTACCCGGGCCTCTCGGGTGCCTTCACGTACCTGGTGGGGGTCTACGTGGCCCTCGTCAGCTTTATGGGCTGGCGAGCTATGGCAGGGCTGCGGCTGATGGGGGCAGCCTGGCGTTGGACTGAGCTGGCGGCTGGCAGTGGCGCACTGCTGTTCATTGTCTCAGACCTGACCATCGCCCTCAACAAGTTCTGCTTTCCTGTGCCCTACTCGCGGGCTCTCATCATGTCCACCTACTATGCAGCCCAGATGCTCATCGCTCTGTCCGCAGTGGAGAGCCGGGAGCCTGTGGAAGACTACAGACTGAGCAAGGCCAACTGA
- the TMEM86A gene encoding lysoplasmalogenase TMEM86A isoform X2 has translation MPFFKATCVYFVLWLPSSSPSWVSALIKCLPIFCLWLFLLAHGLGFLLAHPSATRILVGLVFSALGDAFLIWQDQGYFVHGLLMFAVTHVLYASAFGMRPLALRTGLVMAVLSGLCYAILYPGLSGAFTYLVGVYVALVSFMGWRAMAGLRLMGAAWRWTELAAGSGALLFIVSDLTIALNKFCFPVPYSRALIMSTYYAAQMLIALSAVESREPVEDYRLSKAN, from the exons ATGCCCTTCTTCAAGGCCACCTGCGTGTATTTTGTGCTGTGGCTGCCCTCATCCAGCCCGTCGTGGGTCAGCGCCCTCATCAAGTGCCTGCCCAtcttctgcctctggctcttcCTTCTGGCTCATGGCCTTGGGTTCCTGCTGGCCCATCCCAGCGCCACGCGCATCCTAGTGGGACTCGTCTTCTCTGCCCTAGGTGATGCCTTCCTCATCTGGCAGGACCAGGGCTACTTTGTGCACG GTCTGCTGATGTTTGCTGTGACCCACGTACTCTACGCCTCAGCCTTTGGCATGCGGCCACTGGCTCTTCGGACAGGTCTGGTGATGGCAGTGCTGTCAGGCCTGTGTTATGCTATCCTCTACCCGGGCCTCTCGGGTGCCTTCACGTACCTGGTGGGGGTCTACGTGGCCCTCGTCAGCTTTATGGGCTGGCGAGCTATGGCAGGGCTGCGGCTGATGGGGGCAGCCTGGCGTTGGACTGAGCTGGCGGCTGGCAGTGGCGCACTGCTGTTCATTGTCTCAGACCTGACCATCGCCCTCAACAAGTTCTGCTTTCCTGTGCCCTACTCGCGGGCTCTCATCATGTCCACCTACTATGCAGCCCAGATGCTCATCGCTCTGTCCGCAGTGGAGAGCCGGGAGCCTGTGGAAGACTACAGACTGAGCAAGGCCAACTGA